Genomic window (Leptolyngbyaceae cyanobacterium):
CTACAAAAGCAAGAACTGGCGTTTCGGGTAATGACAGTACGCCAGCATCTAGCAGAGGAAGTGACAGACTTTTTGCCTGAGATGATTCGCACTGGGATACAGCACTCCAATATGGAGCATCAGCGTCGGCATTTGGAGAAAATGACGCAGATCGTGTTTTCTGACCCCGCCGCATCTTCTGAAGGGCAAACAGATACGCCAACGGAATCTGATTAAGCTCGATATTTAGCCGATAGACCAGAATTACCAGTACCAAGGAAGACCTGTAAGCAATGAAAACTCTACCCAAAGAGCGTCGTTACGAAACTCTCTCTTATTTGCCTCCTCTCACCGATGTCCAAATCGTTAAGCAAGTTCAGTACATTCTCGACCAAGGCTATATTCCTGGTGTAGAATTCAGCGAATCTTCAGCGCCAGAAATGCACTACTGGACGATGTGGAAGTTGCCTCTGTTCAATGCTCGCACTCCTCAAGAAGTTCTCGAAGAAGTACGTGCTTGCCGTTCTGAGTATTCCAACTGCTACATCCGCGTAGTAGGTTTTGATAACGTGAAGCA
Coding sequences:
- a CDS encoding chaperonin family protein RbcX, with product MDLKQVAKDTSKTLISYLTYQAVRIILAQLSETNPPLAYWLNNFSSKSRIQDGEAFLEELLLQKQELAFRVMTVRQHLAEEVTDFLPEMIRTGIQHSNMEHQRRHLEKMTQIVFSDPAASSEGQTDTPTESD
- a CDS encoding ribulose bisphosphate carboxylase small subunit, which translates into the protein MKTLPKERRYETLSYLPPLTDVQIVKQVQYILDQGYIPGVEFSESSAPEMHYWTMWKLPLFNARTPQEVLEEVRACRSEYSNCYIRVVGFDNVKQCQVLSFIVSKPNTRGY